The following proteins are encoded in a genomic region of Paenibacillus sp. FSL R7-0273:
- a CDS encoding ABC transporter ATP-binding protein: MSAMLMMKQVTKTYGDGGRTMSVLNQLDLTVNAGEFVAVLGPSGSGKSTFLSAAGALLTPTSGEIWIDGEALTNKDKRELTDLRLQKIGFMFQSAQLLPYLKVEEQLLYVARLAKLGTKESKERAAGLMKRLGIWERRGQYPEKLSGGEKQRVAIARAWMNKPAILFADEPTASLDFERGKEVVRMIADEVRSEGKAAVMVTHDERMLEWCDRVLHLEAGKLVEHQNKGAETVRV, from the coding sequence ATGAGTGCAATGCTGATGATGAAGCAGGTTACCAAGACGTACGGGGATGGCGGCCGGACAATGTCAGTGCTTAACCAGCTGGACCTTACAGTGAACGCCGGGGAGTTCGTCGCTGTGCTGGGGCCGTCCGGTTCAGGCAAGAGCACCTTCCTTTCGGCAGCCGGAGCGCTTTTAACACCGACCAGCGGTGAAATCTGGATTGACGGAGAAGCATTGACTAACAAAGATAAGCGGGAGCTGACAGATCTGCGGCTGCAAAAGATCGGCTTCATGTTCCAGAGTGCTCAGCTGCTGCCTTATCTAAAGGTGGAGGAGCAGCTGCTGTATGTAGCCAGGCTGGCGAAGCTGGGAACTAAGGAGTCCAAGGAACGGGCTGCCGGCCTGATGAAGCGGCTGGGAATCTGGGAACGCCGCGGCCAATATCCCGAGAAGCTGTCCGGGGGCGAGAAGCAGCGGGTGGCTATTGCGCGGGCCTGGATGAACAAGCCGGCTATTCTGTTTGCCGATGAGCCTACGGCCAGCCTGGATTTCGAGCGCGGTAAGGAGGTTGTCCGGATGATCGCCGACGAGGTGCGCAGCGAAGGCAAGGCCGCAGTCATGGTAACCCATGATGAGCGGATGCTGGAATGGTGTGACCGGGTGCTTCATCTGGAGGCCGGAAAACTGGTGGAGCACCAGAATAAAGGAGCTGAAACCGTTAGAGTATAA
- a CDS encoding LysR substrate-binding domain-containing protein produces MIVDALRVFVTVAEQRHFSRAGELLNLSQPGVSLHIRNLENELGSKLLHRSPKAVRLTEAGAVLFKHAKQILAHYEEAAQEIRLLRDEVTGSLNLGASFTIGEYILPGRLADYAGQYPQVDLQVTIGNTEEIIAAVKSNRIDIGFIEGETSDSELDIIPYMKDEMIVAAAKGHPLTAALAVDNEMLQDQVWVLREPGSGTRAYSDHFLQEAQLSARRSYVFNSSQGVKEAVAAGLGITLLSRWIVRKELAGGEISELRIRQRLPEREFLIIRRKEEQIGMASRVFLEKLLTAEKA; encoded by the coding sequence ATGATCGTTGATGCACTGCGGGTATTTGTTACCGTTGCCGAGCAGCGGCATTTCTCCAGGGCCGGAGAGCTGCTGAACCTGTCACAGCCCGGAGTCAGCCTGCACATCCGCAACCTGGAGAATGAGCTGGGCAGCAAGCTGCTGCACCGCTCCCCAAAGGCGGTCCGGCTTACAGAGGCTGGCGCCGTGCTGTTTAAGCATGCGAAGCAAATTCTCGCGCATTATGAGGAAGCCGCACAGGAAATCCGGCTGCTTAGAGATGAGGTCACGGGCAGCCTTAATCTTGGGGCAAGCTTTACAATAGGGGAATACATTTTACCAGGAAGACTGGCCGATTATGCAGGGCAGTATCCGCAGGTCGATCTGCAGGTTACGATTGGCAATACCGAGGAGATTATTGCGGCTGTGAAGTCAAACCGGATAGACATTGGTTTCATAGAAGGTGAAACCAGCGATTCTGAGCTGGATATTATCCCCTATATGAAGGATGAGATGATCGTTGCGGCAGCAAAAGGACACCCGCTCACCGCAGCACTCGCTGTAGATAATGAGATGCTGCAGGATCAAGTCTGGGTGCTGCGGGAGCCCGGTTCTGGTACGCGTGCTTACAGCGATCATTTTCTGCAGGAAGCGCAGCTCTCTGCCAGACGCTCCTATGTGTTTAACAGCAGCCAGGGAGTAAAGGAGGCTGTTGCCGCCGGTCTAGGAATCACACTGCTGTCCCGCTGGATTGTACGTAAAGAGCTTGCCGGCGGAGAGATCAGCGAGCTCAGAATCCGGCAGAGGCTGCCGGAAAGGGAATTTCTGATTATCCGCCGGAAAGAGGAGCAGATAGGAATGGCTAGCCGGGTATTCCTGGAGAAGCTGCTTACAGCCGAAAAAGCCTGA